CTGTCGGATGTCAGTGTGTTCCAGCGGCTGGATGAATATGACCTGATGATGGTGGAACAACCCCTCCACTGGAACGACCTTATCGACCACGCAGAGTTGCAGCGGCAAATCCGGACGCCCATATGTCTGGATGAATCCATCCACGATGTCGATGATGCCCGCAAGGCGATCGGGATTGGGGCCTGCAAGATCATCAACATGAAGCTCGGCCGAGTCGGCGGTTACACGGAGGCAAAGAAAATCCATGATTTGGCGGAATCCAGAGGGATTCCGGTTTGGTGCGGGGGGATGCTCGAGTCCGGCATCGGGCGGGCGCATAATGTCGCCCTATCCACCCTCGCGAATTTTAAACTTCCCGGTGATGTTTCAGCCAGCAAGCGATATTGGAATCAGGACATCGTCGATCCGGAAGTTGAAGTGAATCCCCAAGGAAGGATCATAGTCCCAGGAGGCGTGGGGTTTGGTTACCAGCCGGTCTGGGAACGTGTGGAGAAGCTTTCGGATCGAACAGAATCCTTTGCCTGAGACAGTGATCCGCAGAGGGCGTCCCGGCCTCTCACTCTGAATGACAATTGAGATTTCAGCTCCCAAACCCTCGATTGAGCCGGTCCGCCGATGGACCCTTTACGTCTTGCTGGTTCTCATGGAGCTGTTTTGGAGTCTGCACTACGTCGCCAGCAAGTATGCTTTGCGCGAATTCGAGCCTTTCGTGCTGGCCTTCCTGAGGATTGGGGCCGCGACCCTGATCCTCGGCTTGATCTCAGCGGTTTCCCGAAGCGGAGGTGCCGCAAGGACGGTGAAGACTTCCCGACCGCGCAGTCTGTTTCTCCAGCTCGGGCTTTTTGGCACCGCTCTGAACCAACTTTTTTTTATTCTGGGATTATCTAAATCGCTGGCTTCTCATTCGGCATTGATAATCTCCCTCTCCCCGGTGTTTGTGCTTTTCATCGCCCGGTTGAAGGGAATGGAGCGTCTGGCCCGATTCCGGGTAGCCGGCATGGCCATTTCGATTCTCGGCGTGGTTGCTCTGAACCTCAAGCAGGGGTTTCATTTGCAAACTCAATATTTCCTGGGTGACCTCATCACCATGGCGGGAGTACTCTCTTTCTCTTATTATACGATCATCAGTAAGGATATCGCCCGGCACCATGGCTTGATCCGAGCGACCTTTGCCACCTATCTGGGAGGTGCGTTATTTCTGGTTCCCGCAGGTGTTTACGGGTGGCACCGTCAAATCTGGGGCATGATCAGTTGGCGGGGCATCGCCGCCCTTGGTTATATGGTTCTTTTCGGTTCGATTGTCGCCTACCTGATCTTCTTCTATGCCCTTCGACATGCCGAGGCCTCCCGGGTGGCGTCCTACGCCTATTTGCAGCCCGTGATGGCCAGCGCTTTCTCCATCTCTTTCCTGGGTGAAAGACTGACACTCAGTTTGGTGGCTGGAATTATCATCATCATGACAGGAGTTCTCATTGCAGAGCACGGGAGAGAAGTCTTCGACTGGCTGGTGTGACCGGGACTTGTTCCGTCGTTCTGAGGCAGGGGCAGCGTAATGAAAAGAATAGCGGTCATTGCGGGAGATGGGATCGGCATTGACGTGACGCGAGAGGCCGTCAAGGTGATTGAGGCGCTGAAGAGAGTTGGCGATCTCAAGATTGATTTGAAGGAGTTCGACTGGGGCGCCGACCGCTACCTCCGGGATGGAGTTTCCATGCCCCCGGGCGGGCTTGCCATGCTGAAGAATGAATTCGACGCCATCTTTGTTGGCGCCCTGGGCGATCCACGCATTCCCGATATGCGCCACGCCGCCGACATCCTGTTAGGCATTCGCTTTGGTCTCGATCTCTACGCCAATGTCCGGCCCGTCAAACTCATCAACCGTAAACTGACGCCTCTCAAGGGCCGCACCGAACAGGACATCCAGTTCACGGTCTTCCGGGAAAACACCGAAGGGGCCTATGTCGGCATGGGCGGCAACTTCAAAAAGGGAACGGCCGACGAGGTGGCCCTCCAGGAAGAACTTCACACCCGAAAGGGAGTCGAGCGGATTATTGTTTACGCCTTCGAATACGCCCGCAGAAGCCATCTCAAGAAGGTATGCATGAGTGACAAGTCCAATGTCATGCGGTATGGCCACGACCTGTGGCAACGGGTCTTCAAGGAGGTTTCGGAGCGCTATCCGGAGATCGAACCCTCTCATCTGTACGTGGATGCCCTTACCATGCAGATGGTCAAGAATCCCGGCCAGTTCGAAGTGATCGTGACCAACAACATGTTCGGAGACATCGTGACCGATCTCGGCGCTGCATTGCAAGGAGGCCTGGGGCTGGCTGCATCGGGAAACATCAACCCGGAAGTCACAAGCATGTTTGAACCTGTTCACGGGTCGGCCCCGAAATATGCCGGCAAGAACATCGCTAATCCGCTGGGCGCCATCCTGACCTCCGCCATGTTGCTCGCCCATCTGGGTTATGAAGCCGAGGCAAAACGAATTGAGGATGCGGTCAAGGACTCGATAGAACAGGATGTCACGACGACTGATCTGAACGGGAAGT
The window above is part of the Terriglobia bacterium genome. Proteins encoded here:
- a CDS encoding DMT family transporter, which encodes MTIEISAPKPSIEPVRRWTLYVLLVLMELFWSLHYVASKYALREFEPFVLAFLRIGAATLILGLISAVSRSGGAARTVKTSRPRSLFLQLGLFGTALNQLFFILGLSKSLASHSALIISLSPVFVLFIARLKGMERLARFRVAGMAISILGVVALNLKQGFHLQTQYFLGDLITMAGVLSFSYYTIISKDIARHHGLIRATFATYLGGALFLVPAGVYGWHRQIWGMISWRGIAALGYMVLFGSIVAYLIFFYALRHAEASRVASYAYLQPVMASAFSISFLGERLTLSLVAGIIIIMTGVLIAEHGREVFDWLV
- a CDS encoding 3-isopropylmalate dehydrogenase → MKRIAVIAGDGIGIDVTREAVKVIEALKRVGDLKIDLKEFDWGADRYLRDGVSMPPGGLAMLKNEFDAIFVGALGDPRIPDMRHAADILLGIRFGLDLYANVRPVKLINRKLTPLKGRTEQDIQFTVFRENTEGAYVGMGGNFKKGTADEVALQEELHTRKGVERIIVYAFEYARRSHLKKVCMSDKSNVMRYGHDLWQRVFKEVSERYPEIEPSHLYVDALTMQMVKNPGQFEVIVTNNMFGDIVTDLGAALQGGLGLAASGNINPEVTSMFEPVHGSAPKYAGKNIANPLGAILTSAMLLAHLGYEAEAKRIEDAVKDSIEQDVTTTDLNGKYGTREVGDFIAGRVLASR